A genome region from Planctomycetota bacterium includes the following:
- a CDS encoding RtcB family protein → MNSKQLEKLGVPGHCLRTAVQCIGRAANDRALEGVDLRARIQSLLTEPKLFVGDSIFGPLATEILDTGVAAGPREPIAYRTWGEADIDPASHVQMRDACSLPMATGAALMPDAHVGYGLPIGGVLALDNAVVPYAVGVDIACRMKLSVLDVPAAALGEARQADRFDGALERGTRFGVGSAYQTPMDHPVLDADWTITRITREHRDKAAKQLGTSGSGNHFVEFGVLTLAAPDAELGLDGGEYVALLSHSGSRGTGAAVCSTYSAIARAKLPKQHEWAGRLAWLDLASEAGQEYWAAMNLMGDYAAANHDVIHRQVSKLLGARIVAGVENHHNFAWLEEHGGRQVVVHRKGATPAGVGVLGVIPGSMADPAFVVRGLGNAESLHSASHGAGRCMSRTAAKQKFTWNAVKRDLAQRGVRVLSAGADEVPGVYKNIESVMAAQRDLVDVVARFDPKVVKMCGDGSKAED, encoded by the coding sequence ATGAACTCCAAGCAGCTGGAAAAACTTGGCGTGCCTGGCCATTGCTTGCGGACGGCGGTGCAGTGCATTGGCCGGGCGGCGAACGACCGCGCGCTCGAAGGGGTCGACCTGCGCGCGCGGATTCAATCGCTGCTGACCGAGCCCAAGCTGTTCGTCGGCGATTCGATCTTCGGCCCGCTGGCGACGGAAATCCTCGACACCGGCGTCGCAGCCGGCCCGCGCGAACCGATCGCCTATCGCACTTGGGGCGAGGCCGACATCGACCCGGCTTCGCACGTCCAGATGCGCGACGCTTGCTCGCTCCCCATGGCCACCGGCGCGGCTTTGATGCCTGACGCCCACGTGGGCTATGGTTTGCCCATCGGCGGCGTGTTGGCGCTCGATAACGCGGTGGTCCCTTACGCGGTCGGTGTCGACATCGCTTGCCGCATGAAGCTGTCGGTCCTCGACGTGCCAGCCGCGGCACTGGGCGAAGCCCGGCAAGCAGATCGCTTTGATGGTGCGCTCGAGCGGGGCACTCGCTTTGGTGTTGGCTCGGCTTACCAGACGCCCATGGACCACCCGGTCCTCGACGCCGATTGGACCATCACGCGAATCACCCGCGAGCATCGCGACAAGGCGGCCAAGCAGCTTGGCACCTCGGGTTCGGGAAACCATTTCGTCGAGTTCGGCGTGCTGACACTGGCCGCCCCCGACGCCGAGTTGGGTCTCGACGGCGGCGAGTATGTGGCGCTGCTCAGCCACAGCGGCAGCCGCGGCACCGGCGCGGCCGTCTGCTCGACCTACAGCGCGATCGCCCGGGCCAAACTTCCCAAGCAGCACGAGTGGGCGGGCCGGTTGGCGTGGCTTGATCTGGCCAGCGAAGCAGGCCAGGAGTACTGGGCCGCTATGAACCTGATGGGGGATTACGCCGCCGCCAACCACGACGTGATTCACCGCCAGGTGAGCAAGCTGCTCGGCGCGCGGATCGTCGCCGGTGTTGAGAACCACCACAACTTCGCCTGGCTCGAAGAGCACGGCGGCCGGCAGGTCGTCGTCCACCGCAAAGGGGCCACGCCCGCGGGTGTCGGCGTGCTGGGAGTCATTCCCGGCTCGATGGCCGACCCGGCCTTCGTCGTGCGCGGACTGGGCAATGCTGAAAGCCTGCACTCGGCGTCGCACGGCGCTGGTCGCTGCATGTCGCGGACTGCCGCCAAGCAGAAGTTCACCTGGAACGCGGTCAAGCGCGACCTGGCCCAACGCGGCGTCCGGGTCCTTTCGGCCGGCGCCGACGAAGTGCCCGGCGTCTACAAGAACATCGAGTCGGTGATGGCCGCCCAGCGCGACCTGGTCGACGTCGTCGCACGCTTCGACCCCAAGGTCGTGAAAATGTGCGGCGACGGGAGCAAAGCGGAGGATTGA
- a CDS encoding DUF4147 domain-containing protein, whose translation MPRTEATLRTDALAIWQAGVDAVRSDRLVEEALHCDGFTLRFADVEIPLAGVRHIEVIGAGKAGTGMAAGVERALGPGIVASKWVTGWVNVPADCVRQLETIHTHAARPPGVNEPTPEGVFGSEEILRRVAALQENDICIAVISGGASALLPAPAEGVSLADKLAITRHLSGAGANIAELNTVRKQLSRIKGGGLLRACRAGWLLTLVISDVLGDPLDLIGSGPTVTDSSTPREALDILACYDALARFPAVAAVLQARQTANPPAAPTTQARTEIIGNNATAVDAAGVEAERRGYSMAMESARELEGPAEQIGVHLAQMARQMRDEPGPDCLIFGGEPTVKLAPPELRGRGGRNQQLALAALDVLADDPRDIVLLSGGTDGEDGPTDAAGAIVTPSLVAAARARGLDWREHLRRNDAYPFFDQLDGLIRTGPTHTNVCDLRVVVVDQQDAPVPR comes from the coding sequence ATGCCCCGCACCGAAGCTACCCTGCGAACCGACGCGTTGGCCATCTGGCAAGCGGGCGTTGACGCCGTGCGCAGCGATCGGCTCGTCGAAGAGGCGCTCCACTGCGACGGGTTCACGCTGCGGTTCGCCGACGTCGAGATTCCGCTCGCCGGCGTCCGGCACATCGAAGTCATCGGCGCTGGCAAGGCCGGCACCGGCATGGCCGCCGGCGTCGAACGGGCGCTCGGCCCCGGCATTGTCGCCTCGAAATGGGTCACCGGCTGGGTCAACGTGCCGGCCGATTGTGTACGACAGCTTGAGACGATTCACACCCACGCGGCCCGCCCGCCGGGCGTGAACGAGCCAACGCCCGAGGGAGTGTTTGGCTCTGAGGAGATTCTCCGCCGCGTGGCTGCCCTGCAAGAGAACGACATCTGCATTGCCGTCATCTCGGGCGGCGCGAGCGCCCTGCTGCCAGCGCCGGCCGAGGGAGTTTCGCTAGCCGACAAGCTGGCAATCACGCGGCACCTGAGCGGCGCGGGGGCCAACATCGCCGAATTGAACACCGTCCGCAAACAGCTCAGCCGGATCAAAGGGGGCGGTCTGCTCCGGGCCTGTCGCGCTGGCTGGTTGCTGACGTTGGTGATCTCGGACGTGCTGGGCGATCCGCTGGATTTGATCGGTTCAGGGCCGACGGTGACTGACAGTTCGACGCCACGCGAGGCGCTGGACATTCTGGCCTGCTACGACGCGCTCGCTCGATTCCCCGCAGTGGCCGCCGTGTTGCAAGCGCGACAGACCGCCAATCCCCCGGCCGCGCCGACCACGCAAGCGCGCACAGAAATCATCGGCAACAACGCCACCGCGGTCGACGCCGCGGGGGTCGAAGCTGAGCGGCGGGGTTACTCGATGGCGATGGAGTCGGCGCGGGAATTGGAAGGTCCAGCCGAGCAGATTGGCGTTCACCTGGCGCAAATGGCCCGGCAGATGCGCGACGAACCGGGGCCCGATTGCCTGATCTTCGGTGGCGAGCCAACCGTCAAGCTGGCCCCGCCCGAGTTGCGGGGCCGCGGCGGTCGCAATCAGCAGTTGGCGCTGGCCGCGCTGGACGTGCTGGCCGATGATCCACGCGACATCGTCCTGCTCTCCGGAGGGACGGATGGCGAAGATGGCCCGACCGACGCCGCCGGCGCGATCGTGACCCCGTCGCTGGTCGCGGCAGCCCGAGCGCGCGGCCTCGACTGGCGCGAACACCTGCGCCGCAACGACGCCTATCCCTTCTTTGACCAGTTGGATGGGCTGATCCGCACTGGTCCGACGCACACCAATGTGTGCGACCTGCGCGTGGTGGTCGTCGACCAGCAGGATGCACCGGTGCCACGCTGA
- a CDS encoding sugar phosphate isomerase/epimerase produces the protein MLRTLDRRRFLGVSAGAAAAACLTSQRAVLAAAAASDLKVGIQMYSLRGFPVAEAMQHAHDLGFRVIEMYPGMFPISTDSSEIQATLDKMKGLELTCLAHGVNRFTKDHDKNKRMFEFAKLAGIRNLSADPDPDSFDSLDKLVEEFDVRIGIHNHGPKHRYNKVVDVLDAIKDHHKNIGACADLGHFIRSAEDPVHVIRSLQGRLFGVHLKDFAEQADKTKGVILGKGHLNVAAVFDALRQVNFPADGVIALEYEENPKDPIDEIRQCREVAIKALG, from the coding sequence ATGCTACGCACCCTTGATCGTCGTCGTTTTCTTGGCGTGTCGGCCGGCGCTGCCGCGGCCGCTTGCCTGACCAGCCAGCGTGCGGTGTTGGCCGCCGCCGCGGCGTCGGACCTGAAAGTCGGCATTCAGATGTACTCGCTGCGTGGCTTTCCAGTGGCCGAGGCGATGCAGCACGCCCACGACCTGGGCTTTCGCGTGATCGAGATGTACCCGGGCATGTTCCCGATCAGCACCGATTCGAGTGAGATTCAAGCGACGCTCGACAAGATGAAGGGACTCGAGCTGACCTGCCTGGCCCACGGCGTGAATCGCTTTACCAAAGATCACGACAAGAACAAGCGGATGTTCGAGTTCGCCAAGCTGGCGGGCATTCGCAATCTGTCGGCCGACCCGGACCCCGATTCGTTCGACAGCCTGGACAAGTTGGTCGAGGAGTTCGACGTGCGGATCGGCATTCACAACCACGGGCCGAAGCACCGCTACAACAAAGTGGTCGACGTGCTCGACGCCATCAAGGACCATCACAAGAACATCGGCGCGTGCGCCGACCTGGGTCACTTTATCCGCTCGGCCGAAGACCCGGTCCACGTCATCCGCTCGCTGCAAGGTCGCTTGTTCGGCGTCCACCTGAAGGACTTCGCCGAGCAGGCCGACAAGACCAAGGGCGTGATCCTGGGCAAAGGTCATCTGAACGTGGCGGCGGTGTTCGACGCGCTGCGCCAGGTGAACTTCCCCGCCGACGGGGTGATCGCCCTGGAATACGAAGAGAACCCCAAGGACCCGATCGACGAGATTCGCCAATGCCGCGAAGTGGCGATCAAGGCGCTGGGATAG
- a CDS encoding thioredoxin domain-containing protein, which produces MPNRLAHESSPYLLQHAHNPVDWYPWGDEALQAARALDRPIFLSIGYSACHWCHVMEHESFENEALAAQMNASFINIKVDREERPDLDQVYMQAVQMLTGRGGWPMSVFLTPELKPFYGGTYWPPTGRMGMPGFDQIIVAVTDAWRSRRDAVHEQADELTRHLAESASVERLQTSPVKADAPDATLAPDTIVGYLRGAAGALERSFDFRYGGFGSEPKFPHPVDLRVLLRCWRRFKNDGLLQMVTHTLDRMAAGGMYDQLGGGFHRYSVDARWLVPHFEKMLYDNALLLSAYTEAWQASGRDDLARVVREVADYVLRDMTDPAGGFYSTLDADSEGVEGKYYVWTPAEAEQLLGPERADSFCRVYDVSEHGNFEETNILNLPKSIADCAKLMERDPAELQAELAASRAVLLAARAKRVPPGLDDKVLVAWNGLMIDGLAQAGAALAEPRYVEAAARAAEFLWTSLRDERGRLLHTWRHGKARLAGYLDDYACLGCGLVSLYQATFDERWIERAATLADALLKHFADAEQGGFYYTADDAEALLVRQRDLYDSATPSGNGMAATLLAQLGRLLGRSDYLEACERTLRMVAPIVERAPGAAGQFLLVLDGWLGPAYELVAVGRDADTAAAAFGSLRTRFWPNKLLAARPTKSQSAALDELFAGRSAPDDVTLFVCQQSTCEAPVRGQTAIDAKLEPLSK; this is translated from the coding sequence ATGCCCAATCGCCTGGCTCATGAATCGAGTCCTTATCTGCTGCAGCACGCCCACAACCCGGTGGATTGGTATCCGTGGGGGGACGAGGCATTGCAGGCGGCGCGGGCGCTTGATCGGCCGATTTTCCTGTCGATCGGTTACTCGGCCTGTCACTGGTGCCACGTGATGGAGCACGAAAGCTTCGAGAACGAAGCGCTGGCCGCCCAGATGAACGCCTCGTTCATCAATATCAAGGTCGACCGGGAAGAGCGTCCCGACTTGGACCAGGTCTACATGCAAGCGGTCCAGATGCTGACCGGCCGCGGCGGCTGGCCGATGTCGGTCTTTCTGACGCCGGAGTTGAAGCCGTTCTATGGCGGAACCTATTGGCCGCCGACAGGGCGGATGGGGATGCCAGGCTTTGATCAGATCATTGTCGCGGTGACCGACGCCTGGCGCTCGCGCCGCGACGCGGTGCATGAGCAGGCCGACGAACTGACGCGGCATCTTGCCGAGTCGGCCAGCGTTGAACGCTTGCAAACGTCGCCGGTCAAGGCCGACGCTCCCGACGCGACCCTCGCGCCGGACACAATCGTGGGCTACTTGCGCGGAGCGGCCGGGGCGCTGGAGCGGAGCTTCGACTTCCGTTACGGCGGGTTCGGCAGCGAGCCGAAGTTTCCTCATCCGGTCGATCTGCGCGTTTTGCTCCGCTGCTGGCGACGATTCAAGAACGACGGCTTGTTGCAGATGGTCACGCACACGCTCGACCGGATGGCGGCCGGCGGAATGTACGATCAGCTCGGCGGCGGCTTTCATCGCTATTCGGTCGACGCCCGCTGGCTGGTCCCCCACTTCGAGAAGATGCTCTACGACAACGCGTTGCTCCTGTCGGCCTACACCGAAGCGTGGCAAGCCAGTGGGCGCGACGACTTGGCCCGAGTGGTGCGCGAAGTGGCCGATTATGTCCTGCGCGACATGACCGATCCGGCCGGCGGCTTTTACAGCACGCTCGACGCCGATAGCGAAGGAGTCGAGGGGAAGTACTACGTCTGGACGCCGGCCGAAGCCGAGCAACTGCTGGGCCCCGAGCGGGCCGACAGTTTCTGCCGCGTGTACGACGTCAGCGAGCACGGCAACTTTGAAGAGACGAACATTCTCAATCTGCCCAAGTCGATTGCCGATTGCGCCAAGCTAATGGAGCGCGATCCGGCTGAGTTGCAAGCCGAACTGGCGGCCAGTCGCGCCGTGTTGCTGGCGGCCCGGGCCAAGCGCGTGCCGCCCGGGCTCGACGACAAAGTGCTCGTGGCCTGGAACGGATTGATGATCGACGGCCTCGCCCAGGCCGGAGCGGCATTGGCCGAGCCGCGCTATGTGGAAGCGGCCGCCCGAGCAGCGGAGTTTCTATGGACCTCGCTGCGCGATGAGCGAGGCCGGCTGTTGCACACCTGGCGGCATGGCAAGGCTCGGCTGGCCGGATACCTGGACGATTACGCCTGCCTGGGCTGCGGATTGGTCAGCTTGTATCAGGCCACGTTCGACGAGCGCTGGATCGAGCGCGCCGCCACGCTGGCCGATGCGCTGTTGAAACACTTTGCCGACGCCGAGCAGGGAGGCTTTTACTACACGGCCGACGATGCCGAGGCGCTGTTGGTCCGCCAGCGCGATCTGTACGACAGCGCCACCCCCAGCGGCAATGGCATGGCGGCGACGCTGTTGGCCCAGCTAGGACGCCTGCTCGGGCGGAGCGATTACTTGGAAGCGTGCGAACGAACTTTGCGGATGGTCGCGCCGATCGTCGAACGCGCGCCCGGCGCGGCAGGGCAGTTCTTGTTGGTGCTCGACGGCTGGCTGGGGCCGGCATACGAGTTGGTGGCCGTGGGACGCGATGCGGACACAGCGGCCGCCGCTTTCGGTTCGCTACGCACGCGGTTCTGGCCGAATAAGCTGCTGGCCGCGCGCCCGACGAAGTCGCAGAGCGCCGCGCTCGATGAACTCTTTGCGGGTCGCAGTGCTCCCGACGACGTCACGCTCTTCGTATGTCAGCAGTCGACATGCGAAGCGCCGGTTAGGGGGCAAACAGCGATCGACGCGAAGCTGGAACCGTTGAGCAAATGA
- a CDS encoding FAD-dependent oxidoreductase gives MRNVARFFSACGLAAAVYLTFAVHSPLHAAGVVQADVVVYGATPAGVCAAIGAAREGAQTVLVEPSQLIGGVNSGGLCFSDSNQMVRSALRGLFEEFHQRIEDDYTRRGITLPYRVAEKDQSKWTYEPHVAERVALAMLKEAGVKIVTSAVLARVEKQDARITTLATIDGKKFEAPVFVDATYEGDLLAGAGVSWTIGREGRDEYGESLAGKQYPKPAMAMSGLDASGKLLPLLTTTDAGDAAAGDKNVMVYSFRLCLTTTPENRVSFPKPQHYDPARFEAVRRYFAQEKKPILLWDLYPLPNGKIDANNGIGKQFSMGLIGAGNRWCEASPAERAAIWEAHKQYTLELYQFLTTDPAVPSELREQLAKLGLCRDEFASYDHWSPQLYVREGRRMRGAAVMTQADILTTGAKPDSIAVVSFPIDSHDCQRVARGTTEVINEGTIFPVRIPGKRHGYAYQVPYRAITPKAAECGNLLVPVALSATHVAYSSIRVEPAWMTIGHSAGVAAALASKQKTAVQELDYAALRKRLLAQRQVLDLPAAEKPQ, from the coding sequence ATGAGAAATGTTGCGCGTTTCTTCTCCGCTTGCGGTTTAGCCGCCGCTGTCTATCTCACATTTGCAGTTCATTCGCCACTGCACGCCGCGGGCGTCGTGCAGGCCGACGTGGTGGTCTATGGGGCGACGCCGGCCGGTGTGTGCGCGGCCATTGGCGCCGCGCGCGAAGGGGCCCAGACGGTCCTCGTCGAACCGAGCCAGTTGATCGGCGGCGTCAACAGCGGCGGCCTCTGTTTCAGCGACTCGAACCAGATGGTGCGCAGCGCGCTACGCGGTTTGTTCGAGGAGTTCCATCAGCGGATCGAGGACGATTACACTCGGCGCGGCATCACTCTTCCCTACCGCGTGGCCGAGAAGGACCAGAGCAAGTGGACTTACGAGCCGCACGTGGCCGAGCGCGTGGCCCTGGCCATGCTTAAAGAAGCCGGTGTGAAGATCGTCACGAGCGCCGTCCTAGCGCGCGTGGAAAAGCAAGACGCGCGGATCACCACCCTGGCCACGATTGACGGAAAAAAGTTCGAGGCCCCGGTCTTCGTTGACGCCACCTACGAAGGCGACCTGCTGGCCGGGGCCGGAGTCAGTTGGACGATCGGCCGCGAGGGGCGCGACGAGTACGGCGAGTCGCTAGCCGGCAAGCAATATCCCAAGCCAGCGATGGCCATGTCGGGGCTTGACGCCAGCGGCAAATTGCTGCCGCTGTTGACGACGACCGACGCCGGCGACGCCGCGGCCGGCGACAAGAACGTGATGGTTTACAGCTTTCGGCTCTGCCTGACGACGACGCCGGAGAACCGCGTGTCGTTCCCCAAGCCCCAGCACTACGACCCGGCGCGGTTCGAAGCGGTTCGTCGCTACTTCGCCCAGGAGAAGAAGCCGATCCTGTTGTGGGATTTGTATCCGTTGCCGAACGGCAAGATCGACGCCAACAACGGGATTGGCAAGCAGTTCTCGATGGGACTGATCGGCGCTGGTAACCGCTGGTGCGAGGCGAGCCCCGCCGAGCGCGCAGCGATTTGGGAAGCGCACAAGCAGTACACCCTTGAACTGTACCAGTTTCTGACGACCGATCCGGCCGTGCCGAGCGAGCTGCGCGAGCAACTGGCGAAACTGGGACTCTGCCGCGACGAGTTCGCCAGCTACGACCATTGGTCGCCCCAGCTCTATGTGCGCGAAGGGCGGCGAATGCGCGGCGCGGCCGTGATGACCCAGGCCGACATCCTGACCACCGGCGCGAAGCCCGACTCGATTGCCGTGGTGTCGTTCCCGATCGATTCCCACGATTGCCAGCGCGTCGCTCGCGGCACGACTGAAGTGATCAACGAAGGGACGATCTTCCCGGTTCGCATCCCGGGCAAGCGGCACGGCTACGCCTATCAGGTGCCCTACCGGGCCATCACGCCGAAGGCCGCTGAATGCGGCAATCTACTGGTCCCCGTGGCGCTGTCAGCGACTCACGTGGCATATAGCTCAATCCGCGTCGAGCCGGCCTGGATGACCATCGGCCACAGCGCCGGCGTCGCCGCCGCGCTGGCTTCCAAGCAAAAGACAGCGGTGCAAGAACTCGACTACGCCGCGCTGCGCAAGCGACTTCTGGCTCAGCGCCAAGTGCTGGATTTGCCTGCGGCTGAGAAGCCTCAATGA
- a CDS encoding neutral/alkaline non-lysosomal ceramidase N-terminal domain-containing protein, with product MKTMTRFAGWLLCGWFLLTGVAAAADAPILPIGLAREDITPKYGVRMTGYNNRTAEATGAKQKLYAKAMALGADDQKPAVIITVDNLGIPAAMTEEVSDRLMKRAGIELERLAICASHTHCAPALSGTAGLILNELTDEQRKHIEQYSDELTDALERVALAALADRRPAQLSYSEGRVDFAMNRRVIVNGRWTRFGVEPGGMIDHSLPMLRVTDPDGKLRGILVNYACHCTTLGGNFNEYFADWAGCAQEAIERELPGAMAMIAVGCGADANPEPRGEVSMAVQHGEAVAREVKRLVGERQLPLGRVTSAVSKEIDLPFDTLPSRAEYEARAQQKGPIAKHAQAQLARLDAGKALATFLGYRLQTWMFGDELAMVFMPGEVTVDYALRLKRECDSRRLWITAYANDEPCYIASERVLGEGGYEVDSSMYYYDWPTHFAPTIEDQIVAAVKEILPADYRAAEAKGADTWQGEINKLIARDDQQTTQGKIVFIGSSSIRRWDLTKSFPDLPVVNHGFGGSEYRDAIFFSDRLLADYRPKTVVIYSGDNDINSGKSPEQVANDGVSLIRKVRKSLPEARIVTLSIKPCPKRWRNYGAVQRANQMLSYYIKNSGDRRLLWVDVSSTLLGDDGMPRPDCYVADGVHMTDAGYARWVEVLRPYLLDDSSGTVLDGKTVLDGKVGK from the coding sequence ATGAAGACAATGACTCGATTCGCCGGTTGGTTGCTGTGCGGCTGGTTCCTGTTGACCGGTGTGGCCGCGGCGGCCGACGCGCCGATCCTTCCGATCGGGCTGGCCCGCGAAGACATTACGCCCAAGTACGGCGTACGCATGACCGGCTACAACAACCGCACCGCCGAAGCGACCGGCGCGAAGCAGAAGCTCTATGCCAAAGCGATGGCCCTTGGGGCCGACGACCAGAAGCCGGCCGTGATCATCACGGTCGACAACCTGGGCATTCCGGCCGCGATGACCGAAGAAGTGTCGGATCGGCTGATGAAGCGGGCCGGCATCGAGTTGGAACGGCTGGCGATTTGCGCGTCGCACACGCATTGCGCCCCGGCCCTCAGCGGCACCGCCGGGTTGATCTTGAATGAACTGACCGACGAACAGCGGAAGCATATCGAGCAATACTCCGACGAACTGACCGACGCGCTCGAACGCGTGGCCCTGGCGGCCTTGGCCGATCGGCGCCCGGCGCAGCTTTCGTACAGCGAAGGACGCGTCGACTTTGCCATGAATCGCCGCGTGATCGTCAACGGGCGCTGGACCCGTTTTGGCGTCGAGCCAGGGGGCATGATCGATCACAGCTTGCCGATGCTCCGCGTGACCGATCCGGACGGGAAGCTGCGCGGGATTCTGGTCAACTACGCCTGCCATTGCACGACGCTCGGTGGCAACTTCAACGAATACTTCGCCGACTGGGCCGGCTGCGCCCAGGAAGCGATCGAGCGCGAGCTGCCCGGCGCCATGGCGATGATCGCCGTTGGCTGCGGCGCCGATGCCAACCCCGAGCCACGCGGCGAAGTGAGCATGGCCGTCCAGCACGGCGAAGCGGTGGCCCGCGAGGTGAAAAGACTGGTCGGCGAGAGGCAATTGCCGCTGGGGCGCGTCACATCGGCGGTCTCGAAGGAGATCGACCTGCCGTTCGATACCTTGCCGTCACGGGCCGAATATGAAGCCCGGGCCCAACAGAAAGGCCCGATTGCCAAGCATGCCCAGGCCCAGTTGGCACGACTCGACGCCGGCAAAGCGCTGGCGACGTTCTTGGGCTATCGGCTGCAAACCTGGATGTTCGGCGACGAGTTGGCGATGGTCTTTATGCCGGGGGAGGTGACGGTCGATTACGCCTTGCGACTGAAGCGCGAGTGCGACAGCCGTCGGCTTTGGATTACGGCCTATGCCAACGACGAGCCGTGCTACATCGCCTCGGAGCGGGTGCTCGGCGAAGGGGGCTACGAAGTCGACAGCTCGATGTACTACTACGACTGGCCCACCCACTTCGCGCCCACGATCGAGGACCAGATTGTGGCGGCGGTGAAGGAAATTCTGCCGGCCGACTATCGTGCGGCCGAGGCCAAAGGGGCCGACACGTGGCAAGGCGAGATCAACAAGCTGATCGCCCGCGACGACCAGCAAACGACCCAAGGCAAGATCGTCTTCATCGGCAGCTCGAGCATTCGCCGTTGGGATCTGACCAAGTCGTTCCCCGATTTGCCGGTGGTGAACCACGGGTTTGGCGGCTCGGAATATCGCGACGCCATTTTCTTCTCCGATCGGTTGCTCGCCGATTATCGCCCCAAGACGGTGGTGATCTACTCGGGGGACAACGACATCAACTCAGGCAAGTCTCCCGAGCAAGTCGCCAACGACGGCGTGTCGCTGATCCGCAAGGTGCGCAAGTCCCTGCCCGAGGCGCGGATCGTGACCCTTTCGATCAAGCCCTGCCCGAAGCGTTGGCGGAATTACGGCGCAGTTCAGCGCGCGAACCAGATGCTCAGCTATTACATCAAGAACTCTGGCGATCGCCGGCTATTGTGGGTGGACGTGTCGTCAACGCTGTTGGGGGACGACGGCATGCCGCGCCCCGATTGCTATGTGGCCGACGGGGTCCACATGACCGACGCCGGCTACGCCCGGTGGGTCGAAGTGCTTCGTCCCTATTTGCTGGACGATTCGAGCGGGACAGTATTGGACGGGAAAACAGTATTGGACGGGAAAGTGGGGAAATGA
- a CDS encoding excinuclease ABC subunit UvrC, whose protein sequence is MADNSGPDAFDPDDSDAERADPLAAGALGDEALGEADSLENDDPFAEVAADRAAEAELEPPESETPVEVTDEDLRGRSPGFRAAAEKVRKFPHTPGVYLMKDAAGVVIYIGKAVNLRNRAGSYFLRAAAEDRRTAELVREIADIDFLPCDSEVDALLAEARLVKDVQPKYNRSLKDGKSFPYLQIHIREDFPRVEFTRQPVRGAKLYGPFPSAGTLRGAIQVLQKIFKFRTCSLDIEDGDQRWRWFRPCLLASINQCTAPCNLRISKEQYKQDIARLRMFLDGNKKKLLDEMRGEMQQAAAARHFEKAARLRDDIQMLETIDRRGRLDTHAQPEVFYIDPKRGLAGLKKLLNLPHVPRTIEGVDIAHLGGDETVASLVQFIDGVPFKPGYRRYKIRGVQGIDDFSSIHEVVARRFQGLQQRGDKAPDILLIDGGRGQLNAGLAAFKQLDITPPAVISLAKREEEVYLPDRDEPLRPSRHAYSLRLLQYVRDEAHRFAQHYHHLLRKRTTFDE, encoded by the coding sequence ATGGCTGACAATTCGGGCCCCGATGCTTTCGATCCCGACGACTCGGACGCCGAGCGTGCCGATCCGCTCGCCGCAGGGGCGTTGGGCGATGAAGCGCTGGGCGAAGCCGATTCACTGGAGAACGACGATCCGTTCGCCGAGGTCGCCGCTGACCGAGCCGCCGAGGCCGAACTTGAACCTCCCGAGTCCGAAACGCCGGTCGAAGTTACCGACGAAGACCTGCGCGGCCGCAGCCCTGGCTTTCGCGCCGCCGCCGAAAAGGTTCGCAAGTTCCCCCACACGCCTGGCGTGTACCTGATGAAAGACGCCGCCGGCGTCGTGATTTACATCGGCAAGGCGGTCAATCTGCGCAACCGGGCCGGCAGTTACTTCCTGCGAGCCGCCGCCGAGGACCGCCGCACGGCGGAACTGGTGCGCGAGATCGCCGACATCGATTTCTTGCCCTGCGACAGCGAAGTCGACGCCCTGTTGGCCGAAGCCCGGCTCGTCAAAGATGTCCAGCCGAAATACAACCGCAGCCTGAAAGACGGCAAGTCGTTCCCCTATCTGCAGATTCACATTCGCGAGGACTTCCCCCGCGTCGAGTTCACGCGCCAGCCAGTGCGCGGCGCGAAGCTGTATGGCCCGTTCCCCAGCGCCGGCACCCTGCGCGGAGCGATTCAGGTGCTGCAAAAGATCTTCAAGTTCCGCACCTGCTCGCTGGACATCGAAGACGGCGATCAGCGGTGGCGCTGGTTCCGGCCGTGCCTGCTGGCCAGCATCAATCAATGCACCGCGCCGTGCAACTTGCGCATCTCGAAGGAACAGTACAAGCAAGACATCGCCCGACTGCGAATGTTCCTCGACGGCAACAAGAAGAAGCTGCTCGACGAGATGCGCGGCGAGATGCAGCAAGCCGCCGCGGCCCGCCATTTTGAAAAGGCGGCCCGGCTGCGCGACGACATTCAAATGCTCGAAACGATCGACCGCCGTGGCCGGCTTGACACCCATGCGCAGCCCGAGGTGTTTTACATCGATCCCAAGCGCGGCCTGGCGGGGCTGAAAAAACTGCTGAACCTCCCGCACGTGCCGCGAACCATCGAAGGGGTCGACATTGCCCACCTGGGCGGAGACGAAACGGTCGCCAGCCTGGTCCAGTTCATCGACGGCGTGCCGTTCAAGCCGGGCTATCGCCGCTACAAGATTCGTGGCGTGCAAGGAATCGACGACTTTTCGAGCATTCACGAAGTCGTCGCCCGTCGGTTCCAAGGGTTGCAACAGCGTGGCGACAAGGCGCCGGATATTTTGCTCATCGACGGCGGCCGCGGACAGTTGAACGCTGGGCTCGCCGCGTTCAAGCAACTGGACATCACGCCCCCGGCGGTGATTTCGCTGGCCAAGCGCGAGGAAGAGGTTTACCTGCCCGACCGTGACGAGCCGCTTAGGCCGAGCCGGCACGCCTACTCGCTGCGGCTGTTGCAGTACGTCCGCGACGAAGCCCACCGCTTTGCCCAGCACTATCACCACCTGCTCCGCAAGCGGACGACGTTTGACGAGTGA